The following coding sequences lie in one Clarias gariepinus isolate MV-2021 ecotype Netherlands chromosome 27, CGAR_prim_01v2, whole genome shotgun sequence genomic window:
- the ubxn2a gene encoding UBX domain-containing protein 2A isoform X2 — translation MASALRCDGARNDHDDEEETPIRPSFSVEDLLDEVEKISSVPTYGKKVEIVVRLWKDGFTVNDEGLRSYSSEENQEFLEALKRGELPLELEGRADEEELEVSVEEMKDELYVPKKKTFLPFSGRGYRLGSVAPRVVVRSRSIHEDCSGPPVPPVELDEALPITCLQIWLADGRRVVQRFNLSHRISDVHEFVEKAQTSSSPFILTTSLPFRELTQGNLSLEEADLMNAVIVQRPLSTQEPFGHS, via the exons ATGGCCAGTG CTCTCAGGTGTGATGGGGCTCGAAATGATCATGATGATGAAGAGGAGACCCCCATAAGGCCAAGTTTCTCGGTGGAGGACCTTCTAGATGAGGTGGAGAAAATCAGCAGTGTTCCCACATATGGCAAGAAG GTGGAGATTGTGGTTAGACTGTGGAAAGATGGTTTTACTGTGAATGATGAGGGATTGCGTAGCTACTCCTCTGAGGAGAATCAGGAGTTCCTTGAAGCTCTTAAACGAGG GGAGTTACCATTGGAACTGGAGGGAAGAGCAGACGAGGAGGAGCTGGAGGTCagtgtggaggagatgaaggATGAACTGTATGTCCCCAAAAAGAAGACCTTCTTGCCTTTTAGTGGAAGAGGCTACAGACTAGGAAG TGTGGCGCCTAGAGTTGTGGTCAGGTCTCGTTCAATTCATGAAGACTGCTCTGGCCCCCCTGTCCCTCCAGTGGAGCTGGATGAAGCATTACCCATTACTTGTCTGCAGATCTGGCTAGCAGACGGCCGGCGCGTGGTGCAGAGGTTTAACCTCTCTCATCG AATCAGCGATGTCCACGAGTTTGTAGAGAAAGCCCAGACGTCAAGCTCACCGTTCATCCTGACCACGTCTTTGCCTTTTCGGGAGCTCACACAGGGGAATCTGAGCTTGGAGGAGGCTGACCTAATGAATGCTGTTATTGTCCAGCGGCCCCTCAGCACACAAGAACCTTTTGGTCACTCCTGA
- the ubxn2a gene encoding UBX domain-containing protein 2A isoform X1: MKNTDSREGVKDGQWCDGARNDHDDEEETPIRPSFSVEDLLDEVEKISSVPTYGKKVEIVVRLWKDGFTVNDEGLRSYSSEENQEFLEALKRGELPLELEGRADEEELEVSVEEMKDELYVPKKKTFLPFSGRGYRLGSVAPRVVVRSRSIHEDCSGPPVPPVELDEALPITCLQIWLADGRRVVQRFNLSHRISDVHEFVEKAQTSSSPFILTTSLPFRELTQGNLSLEEADLMNAVIVQRPLSTQEPFGHS, from the exons ATGAAAAACACTGATTCAAGAGAAGGTGTCAAAGATGGCCAGTG GTGTGATGGGGCTCGAAATGATCATGATGATGAAGAGGAGACCCCCATAAGGCCAAGTTTCTCGGTGGAGGACCTTCTAGATGAGGTGGAGAAAATCAGCAGTGTTCCCACATATGGCAAGAAG GTGGAGATTGTGGTTAGACTGTGGAAAGATGGTTTTACTGTGAATGATGAGGGATTGCGTAGCTACTCCTCTGAGGAGAATCAGGAGTTCCTTGAAGCTCTTAAACGAGG GGAGTTACCATTGGAACTGGAGGGAAGAGCAGACGAGGAGGAGCTGGAGGTCagtgtggaggagatgaaggATGAACTGTATGTCCCCAAAAAGAAGACCTTCTTGCCTTTTAGTGGAAGAGGCTACAGACTAGGAAG TGTGGCGCCTAGAGTTGTGGTCAGGTCTCGTTCAATTCATGAAGACTGCTCTGGCCCCCCTGTCCCTCCAGTGGAGCTGGATGAAGCATTACCCATTACTTGTCTGCAGATCTGGCTAGCAGACGGCCGGCGCGTGGTGCAGAGGTTTAACCTCTCTCATCG AATCAGCGATGTCCACGAGTTTGTAGAGAAAGCCCAGACGTCAAGCTCACCGTTCATCCTGACCACGTCTTTGCCTTTTCGGGAGCTCACACAGGGGAATCTGAGCTTGGAGGAGGCTGACCTAATGAATGCTGTTATTGTCCAGCGGCCCCTCAGCACACAAGAACCTTTTGGTCACTCCTGA